A single region of the Gorilla gorilla gorilla isolate KB3781 chromosome 1, NHGRI_mGorGor1-v2.1_pri, whole genome shotgun sequence genome encodes:
- the LOC101133699 gene encoding nuclear transport factor 2: MGDKPVWEPIGSSFNPHYYQLFDNDRTQLGAIYIDASCLTWEVRQFQGKAAAVEKLSSLPFQKIQNSLTAQDHQPTPDSCIIGVVVGQLKADEDPIKGFHQMFLLKNINDGFCANDMFRFALHNFG, encoded by the coding sequence ATGGGAGACAAGCCAGTTTGGGAGCCGATTGGATCCAGCTTCAATCCACATTACTACCAGTTATTTGATAACGATAGAACGCAACTAGGCGCAATTTACATAGATGCTTCATGCCTTACGTGGGAAGTACGACAGTTCCAGGGGAAAGCTGCCGCTGTGGAGAAGTTGTCTAGCCTTCCCTTCCAGAAAATCCAGAACAGCCTCACGGCACAGGACCATCAGCCCACGCCAGATAGCTGCATTATCGGCGTGGTTGTGGGCCAGCTTAAGGCGGATGAAGACCCCATCAAGGGGTTCCACCAGATGTTCCTATTAAAGAATATCAACGATGGCTTTTGCGCCAATGACATGTTCAGGTTTGCCCTGCACAATTTCGGCTGA